Below is a window of Perca fluviatilis chromosome 14, GENO_Pfluv_1.0, whole genome shotgun sequence DNA.
CTTCCCTTTCTGGTCAGGTTCTTTGTATGTGACCCCAATGCTTAAGGGTCCAAACACCTCGACCTCCCAGTAGCAGCGCTTATTTAGACTCTGTTCACACAGCACCTGTTCTTGGTGATGGGATGGCTGCTCGTCGTCAACCCAGGTCACTTTTCTGTTCCCTTCAGAGAGAAGGAGGTTCTTGTGGGCTGTGTTGGGATCCAAAGTGAGCTCACAGGCATCTGGAGGTAAGAAAACACTTTATTTCGAGAGAGTTCAAAACATTTCTTTCCACCAGTGAATATGCAGATACTTACATTTCTTAAAGCCTGGTTCCATCCTGTGACTTCCACCATGTTCAACGCTGTTGAGAAAATATTTAAGGGTTGATGTTTAATTAAGTTTTAGAATTTAGTCAGATAATAAGATTCCCCCCAACTTCCGATTAGTGGTAATACTGAAATATGTGGCTACATGTAAGCAGTAACTAGAACTAAAGcaaattaagttgttttttttatcatgaatTTAGAATTTTAGTGTCGTCATTACTTCAATCTCACCATAGTGGATTTGTAACAGTATTCAACACGTATTTCCTTCAGTATGAAAGTAAATAATGTTGTATTTTATAATTACTTGAGTATGTCGAGCTTGTATTGTGGATCATTCATCAGCTCAGAGAGTAGCTTCTCTCCTGATTCTCCCAGATtgttgtagctcaggtccagctctgtCAGATGGGAAGGGTTGGACTCCAGAGCCGAGGCAAGATAAGCACATCCTTCCCCTGTTACCTGACAACCTGACAACCTGAGAAAACAGTGTTTGGTTTATTAGCATGCAGATTACAGATGTATTTCCACAGATCTCTGAAAGACTGAAAAGATGGTAGGCTTAAAATGATGAGTGGCCTTTAAATGGGTTATGTATTGTAGAACTGGCGCTGTTGAGAAGGCTGTAGCTATCAAAAAAGAATCGCTAAAGTAAATTATATTTCCTTGAAATTGTCGAAACACTTACTTTAAACCAGAGTTTCTTAAAAGTATTATTCAAATTCCGCATCGGATTTTTATTCAAGGTCAGAGGTCCGAAATGATTGGCAATAACAAAATAACCTTTAATCAACTCACTTATAACTTTTTAGCAACATACATTCAAGTCTGTACGGATCACGGATCAACTATGATTTGTTACACTTGTATATTCAACATCATTAACCATTTATTGACCAATACAAAATGTTTATAGAAATAGAAAACGTGACACTTCATAAGGTCATAACACACCGTGTGTTTTGACCTTATGAAGTGTCACGTGCCATTTGGTCCGGATGCAGCCATTGGTCCGAACTTTGACAAGCCCTGCTTTAAACCATAACAGGTAGAGAAAAAGTCAAGGGGTCACCAAAGTCAGAAGGATTTATCATCTAGGAACCATGAATGTTTGtacaaaatgttttgtcaaTCCGTCCTGAAGATCTAGAGAGAGTTATTGAATATGTAAAAATGTTGACCCtatgatggcgctagatgaaatGTCAGTAATTGGGatccatcctctggggaccatgaatgtttCTATGATAGTAGGAAGATTACCTGTCCGCCCATTACCATTATATGTTACTGTCCTTTATTTGTGTTAATACCTCAGTGTCTCCAATTTGCAGCATTGACTTGGTAGTCCATCGCATAGCAGCTCCACTCCTGAATCTGTCAAGTCATTGTTGCTGAGGTCCAGATCTCTCAGAACTGAGTAGGGGTGCTTGAGGGCCAAAGCCAGGTGCTCTACCAACTCTGCAGTCACTTTGCAGTCTGCAAGTCTAAGGGTGGATATTGAAGTTATAATGTAATGAGAAAAatgtagttttaaaaaaaatacatccataaatattgatgtttttaaaaCTAATATGCGATACAAGGAGACAATCCTGCTCTTCTTGGTCAGAACTAACCATACATGTTCATTCAAGGATCACAATTATTATTTCTTAAGGCGTCAGTATGCTTCCAATAAAGAGCTTGTAGGATCTTTGAACTGCATTTACCACCTAGTCCCCCACACCTTTCTGAAATTGGAACTTGTGGCGCGTTTGACAATCTTTGTAACTTGAAACTGACAAACTGATATTCAGACCAATTTTGCGCAGCAGTTGGCTACAAACCAGTTTGTTGAaagcatgtgtgtatatatatatctatgtcaCATATTACAGAGAAAGTAAACTTACATGGCCTTTCTGCTGGTCGTCACAGCTGGTATCAGCCTCCTTCGGCCTACATCTGATGTGTTGTAACTTTTCAAGTCCAACACATCCAGATCATTCTTTGATACCTGCAGCATGTAGGCCAGCGCAGAGCAGTGCAGTGGAGTCAGCTCTGTTTTTGAACGATCAGACGATTTAAGATATTCCTGAATCTCGTTTTTGACTTTGTTGTCTCTCATCTCGACCATGGTCTGGAAGAGGCTGATGCAACTGTCTGGAGAGAGGGCCTTTCTTCGGATGGCTTTGAGGTGAGTCAAGATTTTCTTTTGGGTATCTTGGCTTGGGTCCGGCGATGTCAGCAGACCCTGAAGGACTCTCCGGTTTGGTTCTGCCATGAGGCCAAGGAGGAATCGCAAGAAGAAGTCCAGATGGCCGTTCTTTTTCTCCAACACTTTGTCAACGGTCATCTTCAGAAGATCAAGTAAGGTATGTTCTTCGTCCTTCAGATCGAGGAAGTTGCCGAGCTCTTTTGTATTCTTGTTGGTGAAACAGTCATAGACAAAAAGAGCTGCAAAGAACTCTTGTATGGTCAGGTGCACAAAGAAGGAGATCTTTTTCTGGGAAAAGACTTCTTCTTCCCTAAAAACTGCGCTACAAAATCCAGAGTAGACGGATGCCTCTCGTATGTCAATGCCACAGTCTTCCAGGTCTTCATCGTAGAAGATGAGGTTGTTCTTCTGCAGCTGAACAAATGCAAGCTTGCCGAGTTTCAGAAGAAATTCTCTGTGTGTCATGAGAAGTCTCTCTTGGTTTTCCTCAGTCTTCTTGTCATATTTTCTGCTTCTGCGTTTTGTCTGGGCAAACAGGAAATGTGCCATCATCTCTGTGAGAGTTTGGGGAGTTTCAGCTTTCTCTTCTCCCCCAAAGATCTCCTGAAATAATACGGCCGAAATCCAGCAGAAGATCGGGATGTGGCACATGACGTCGAGACTTTGTGAAGAGTGAATGTGTGAAATGATCCTGTCAGCAAGGCTCACGTCAACACTGAATCTCCTCCTGAAGTATTCTTCTTTTTGTGGGTCACTGAACCCTCGTATCTCCGTTACCATGTCAACAAACTCTGCAGGGATCTGACTGGCTGCTGCTGGACGGGATGTTATCCACAGGTTGGCATCAGGAAGAAGGTTTCCCTGGATGAGGTTCACTAGGAGATTACTAACAGATGTTACTTCACTGACAGATGTTACCGGCTTGTTCTCAAAGTCCAGTGGAAGTCTGCTTTCATCCAGGCCGTCCAGGATCACGATAACCCTGGCTTTGACGAAATCTTCTGAATCTCTCAGATCATAGAGCGCAGGGTGATGATCAGTCAGGAGCTTATGCAAGCTTTTGTTTTCTGTACTCAAATTCAGTTCTCGGAAAGCAAGattgaaaacaaaatcaatGTCTTGGTTAGCTCTCTCCTCAGCCCAGTCAAGAATAAATTTCTGCACAGAAAATGATTTTCCAATTCCTGCAATGCCCTTCGTCAGGACTGTTCTGGGTGGTTTCTCTTGGCCATGTGACCGTTTGAAGATTTCACAGAGGTGGACTGAATTTGTAGAAGATCGTCGTTCCAATTTACGTTTAAGGTGCCTGAACTCATGCTCTGCATGTGGATTTCCACTCTCTCCAGCGATGACGTAGAGCGTTGTGTAGGTGCTTTCCAGAAAAGTCTGTTGGTCACTATGGCCTTCGTATGCCAcggtgtatagtttttgcattGTTTCTTTAAGATTCTTCTTTGCTTTCGAACGATGGCTGTTCCCTGTAACAACTAAATACAAACGTTTTCATTCAGATTCATTAAAGGTAATTATTTTGTATCTATTGCCTCAGTTGGCCAAGACGTAAGCCGTATGCCTGTGGTTTCCAAAAGGTCAAATGAATTTGAATAGAACCTGCAACCAGACGTGAAGTACATAGTTAAACTTACACGTGTCTTCTGCAGTATCTCTCTGGTGTCCAATGGTTAAAAAGACTGGATCCCTAAAATCCTCCAAACACTCTGCACTGGACGACTCTTCACTCTGCTGTCTATTGGAACAAATGAAAAACCAGTTACACATAAATTCATGACAGATGCAAAAAGAcaatagcctggttgacaccagtgggtctggggaaggttcattcacagcccatttccaaaggggcgtcaccaacggacgccgctccaatgcctctgggcgcaattggatagacttaaaaccaatcagagcgatcATCTTTTATGTACAAAATCTGCTTCAatgtcgctgcgctatcgtcatcgtgtaaagcctgcctcagcggtgcctcgatttggaaaaattggaaatgggcttgaatgggctcttggccagacggacttgcagagcaaatctcaaatttgccaaaGTTCGTCAGGGTATTCCCAGGCTATAAAGACAATGGAAAGACGAGAACTGATATGAACAGAGTGAAGACACATCCACGAGTTCAAAAAATATTCATGCTTATCCAAAAGCAGACAGACACCCATGTATATATTGCAGTAACAAATTGATTTATCACTTTCAATCTCATTATTCATCTTTAAAGGTGCTTTTCTTGATATTCAGAACAATACAGCAGTAAAAtactatttgctatgtaaagatatgaGTGAGTGATGGTGTcatgagcagagaatgaagtcacactccctctgtgtgtgttgtaatcagAGTTTCTCTGTTCTTTAGTCTGATAGCTGGTCTGGTAGTGCGTGCATGTGAGTGCCTTGTGCGTCGGAGGACGGTGACAAAAGCGTCGGTATTTGATGAGTTGGAGAACTATGCTGCGTGGCATTTACCTTGAAAGTTGGAAGCCGGAGCtcggaatgacgtcacacccgagttgactGCGTACCAGTACAACAAGTCGGAAATTCACAGTGGAGTTTTGCTCTAGCCAGATTAGCCATTGTTAGCGATGCtagttgataacaacgcattacgcagtttttttgtgcacacaaacaacaaGTCCACAGAAatgtgtgtacgactgatttagtgataAACAGTATactactacagctttcactactgttgatgcacAGAGCAGCAATGTGGGATTTTGGGATTGGCTTTTGTCAGAGTTTGTGTGGAAATCTACCTTCAGGGGGCGTTCCAGTTGACATTTCCGTCTGGCTACTCTGAAAATCTTGCCAGTTCAAGTGGAACACACTATTAGTTGGTTGCGAGAGCcatgtggaggcaatcccaaaCCACTTTTTCTTCTGAATacaagtacagcccctttaataATTGTAATAACACATGGCCTAACATGCTTTAAGATAatgtacatttttttcatttacagaATACATTAAAATTACCTTTGTATCTCTTCAAGACCAAAATTGATTGGCATGTACATGGATCCATCGCTCTTCAGAGAGACACAGCTGGGATGTGTGGACTTTGCTGCACTCATCTGTGAACTAAGAGAAAAAGATTGTATTATCTACTTAATAACAAACAAATGACCTTTTCCTAAAACGGATTGATATTTTAATGCATTAGCTGTAGTGATGGCGAACTGAAGCTTTCTGAACCAGTGAAGGTTTCAATCCAAATGTATCGAAAAAAGGTTCAGTACTCAAAGCTTCAGAACTCTATGAGGACATCTGGTGGTGgaagttaaaggtgctctaagtgatgtgacgcgttttttaggctacaacattttttgtcacatacagcaaatatcttctcactatccgctagctgcctgtcccctgaacacactgttaaaaaacacggtctctgtagacagcccaagctccacaaacagcaacaaaaacaaactgtgccaacctgcccCACAAACCATAACAAAcggtgttccagccaataacagacaagaaggagctggttgagtcatgtatacgcattgtggaagtagcctacgtgctaacactgctgcagtgatggctcaaccagctccttcttgtcggttattgtctggaacactgtttgttatggttcgtggggcaggttggcgcagtttgtttttgttaccgtttgtggagcctgggctgtctacagagaacgcgtttttttacagtgtgttcaggggacaggcagctaatggaaaaatgttgtagcctaaaatacGCGTTatatcacttagagcaccttt
It encodes the following:
- the LOC120572161 gene encoding NACHT, LRR and PYD domains-containing protein 13-like; translation: MKKRKRPDSSSLTSDESFQQPISEPSVSSQMSAAKSTHPSCVSLKSDGSMYMPINFGLEEIQRQQSEESSSAECLEDFRDPVFLTIGHQRDTAEDTFVTGNSHRSKAKKNLKETMQKLYTVAYEGHSDQQTFLESTYTTLYVIAGESGNPHAEHEFRHLKRKLERRSSTNSVHLCEIFKRSHGQEKPPRTVLTKGIAGIGKSFSVQKFILDWAEERANQDIDFVFNLAFRELNLSTENKSLHKLLTDHHPALYDLRDSEDFVKARVIVILDGLDESRLPLDFENKPVTSVSEVTSVSNLLVNLIQGNLLPDANLWITSRPAAASQIPAEFVDMVTEIRGFSDPQKEEYFRRRFSVDVSLADRIISHIHSSQSLDVMCHIPIFCWISAVLFQEIFGGEEKAETPQTLTEMMAHFLFAQTKRRSRKYDKKTEENQERLLMTHREFLLKLGKLAFVQLQKNNLIFYDEDLEDCGIDIREASVYSGFCSAVFREEEVFSQKKISFFVHLTIQEFFAALFVYDCFTNKNTKELGNFLDLKDEEHTLLDLLKMTVDKVLEKKNGHLDFFLRFLLGLMAEPNRRVLQGLLTSPDPSQDTQKKILTHLKAIRRKALSPDSCISLFQTMVEMRDNKVKNEIQEYLKSSDRSKTELTPLHCSALAYMLQVSKNDLDVLDLKSYNTSDVGRRRLIPAVTTSRKAILADCKVTAELVEHLALALKHPYSVLRDLDLSNNDLTDSGVELLCDGLPSQCCKLETLRLSGCQVTGEGCAYLASALESNPSHLTELDLSYNNLGESGEKLLSELMNDPQYKLDILNVEHGGSHRMEPGFKKYACELTLDPNTAHKNLLLSEGNRKVTWVDDEQPSHHQEQVLCEQSLNKRCYWEVEVFGPLSIGVTYKEPDQKGKTNEMGHNDESWCLVFSNDGNYVLHNNEKVDVTSLGWRSSRVGVYLDWPAGTLSFYRVSSDSRTRLHTYKTTFNEPLYPAVKLEHTQSSAFFYQLI